The Metarhizium brunneum chromosome 5, complete sequence sequence GCTGCTGGTATTAGTATCATGTCCGGAAATTCATCTGGAGACAGAGCAGTGACCTGCCCAGCTGGAAACGTTTGGTGGAACTACTGGGGTTCTTGGCCAGTAAGGCATCCGGTCTGGTTTGTTCGGTGGTATTGGCCTGATGGGGAAGTTGCGGGGGTCCCGGTTCGACCCTCTCAATGTGTTCGGGTTGGTGGCCGTTGTTGAGAGCGTCTTGGGTGTGCAGAGCGACGATGATAACAAGTCTGGTACGATGCTGTCGCATTGCAGACTGCAGAGCCattgatggccatggccagttTGCAGCGAGGCTGGCGAAAACATGGACTGAGGAATGGCCCTGGCATGGGGTGTCCATGTTCAACAGcggacatggacggccagGGATCCAGTCTGCAGGCTTGGCCGACTTGAGCAGGACCAGACAGCTGCAGACTAGGTAGGACTGGACAGCTGGTCGCCAGCTGGTCAGGTGGCGTCACCTTTCCGACATGGAACGGCAGGCCCAGCGCCTGGACATGAAATGACCGAGACAACTGCAATGCTGGGAAGACGTATTCACACTCCGTACATTCGCCAATGAAACACACACAATACAACCACAACACAAATCCAAATACCTGGTGTTTGATGAGCCCAATGACGGCATACGCACATGGTGGTGCTTTGCCACCAGTCCAGTCCAGACCAGCCAAGCCAGGGACCCATGCACAGCGAGGCCCATGACAATAACACGAGTACCAGCAGTCGACACCCCTGCCCATCTCATCATACGGGAtattgaacattgaatggagGAATATTGTCGTATCGTCTGCAAAAGGAGACGCCAGCATAACAATAAACTTGACGCTTCGCTCCGCTCCGGTATTGATTCCATCAATGCTGCCAAAGTACCCAGTTTGCGAGCCATGGAAAATACTCCGCACGTTATCAGACAATAGTAGTACTATCAattggccgtcttgtccccGTTGCCTTTTAGTCGAGCCCAAGCGCCCCCCGTCCCAACGCCGTTGACGAAGGCGTCCCCCGGTCCCAGCACCGCTTCCTTTCTACCAACATCTGGCTGCTCTCGCCCGCATCTCGTCACCATTGCCGGCTTCGTCCCTCTTCACTCTTCACTCTTCATCCttcaccgccgccgtggccccTACGCGAGCGCCTACTGGGAAAAACAGACACGACGACCGCAGCACTGTGCCCCCTGCGTttttcatcgtcatcgcaACGTTTCGCTACCTATTTGACTCCTGTCTGATCGCAGCCGCCCAAGCCGCCTATGCGAAACCGCAGCTGATTGATTCTCTCTGCACATCATCTCGTCCGGAGAATCATGCACGCCTAAATCCTGTCCAGGCTTTCGACACCTGTCTCGCATCCCCGTTTTCCCATCCTCTCCTGGTTGCTGCCTTGGCTCCTTTACCAGCGCTGCCTTGCACGCTTGCTGCCGAGTGCACCGTTGTCGGCCCAAACCGATTGACGAAAAACGACCGCCACCAAAGCTTGCTTCGTCGACACCATCCCCATTACGGCGTTCGTCTCGGCGGCTGCAGTTTTGCTTCGCGCGACTGCGTTAGCTACTCTTTAAGATTTGGCCTGCTTGGACTAAGTGGTTGTCGGCGTaatcttttttcttttcaacaaggaaaagacgaaaaaagaaaataccCCAAAATACACCACCCCTACTTACTACCCTCCTCCGAATACTGGGGCATTTCTTCTCTCCTTTCTTCATTTTCATTTCCGCACCACTCGCGCTTacggctgctgctgtgtcTTTTTGACCTCCCTGCGGAGGTTATGGAATCGTAAGTACCCTGACCAAGGCACCCTTGACCTCTGAACCGTTCCTTCCAGCTTCGGCTCTCGGTGCCCTCTTGATGCCCAGTGTCTCAACCTCAAACTTGGGCTCCCTCCTCTGTCTTGCGCAATGAGACAATGTATAGCATATTGGTGGACAATTGCATTCGTCAACACTATTATTCGCGAGCCTAAACCATGACCGTGGCTAACCACTTGTTCAGCTTCATCTACGCTGCTGGCTGGCCGCAACATCACCAAGCATCCTCCCGACCTTCCTCCGGCCGATCCTCCCTTGGCCATTTTCGTTCCCTGTCGTCCGTTGCCATCACAACTCAATCCACGCCGCCCTCTCCAACGTCACAAAAGCCGCGTTTACCTCTCAAATCACCGTCCACCCCACAGTTGCCCGTCATTCCTCTCGCAACCTCCTATTCCGCACCGACCCTTAACGATGAGATGAGCACCCTGCCGGATCCGCGGAGTCGCTCCAAAAGCCCGGCCAATGATGAATCCGAGCCGAGTTCTAACCACCATCCCGACCTCGACGATGAAGTCGCTACCCTGAGCACGAAActcatcaacgccatcaacTACCAAACCGTTCTTGACGACACCCTCTCAGCAACCCGTCACGAGCTATCTACAGCCAAGGATCGCATACGAGAATTGGAGTCTCAGAATTCTTCTATGCGGGACACTATTCGAGGGGATGTCTGGGTTCGTCGATCAACCCTCGAGGCAGAGAGGAAGGCATTGGCCCTGGAAAAGAAAGGCATGCAAGCCAAGCTAGCAGAAGAAACCGCCCGGCGTCTCGACACTGAGAAAGAGAAGAGGAAAATTGAGCAAGAACTGGAGAACCTCACCACAGCCCTGTTCGAGGAGGCGAACAAGATGGTGATTGGTGCCAAGGAGGAGGCACAAGCCCAACATGATGCCCTGCAACGCAAGATTGACCAGCTCAAGGCCCAGCTGGCTGACTCGGAAGGACTGTTGAAATCCCAGCAGGAACAACTCTCTGAGCTAAAAAGCGTCATGGAAACGATGGCTTCGGAGCACGAGGAACAGACTAACGGCACAGCACCGCCATCACCAGGTGGCGGCAGATCTGATCATGAATACGATGATCGAGCAGTTCCATATGGACCCTATGCCGCCTCTCCTTCGGCTGAATCTTTTGCCCCTTGCTCACCCTTGAGCCTGTCGCATCTTATCCAACCTGCTTTGCGAACGGATCTTCCAGCTTTCGAAGATTTCATGAGTCTGGCCAGACTATCCCACAATAGGTACTCTCCTAGCAGGATCTCCTCGGGATCATTGGGCAGCCTAAATGCTCTTGCGCTAGGCCTTGGTGGCTCTACATCAAGTGCCCATCCTTCCAACGCCTCCACCACGTCTCTAAGCGCTTCCACCCCGGCCGATAAGAGCGCTCCGCAGTCCCCGAACACTCCGGCGTCAACGGCAAGCGTTGGCTCCAGCGGCATACCGCTTCCTCCGCTCAAGGAAACTCGATTTTACAAGCGCGCTTTGACCGAGGACATTGAGCCGACTCTGCGACTCGATATTGCCCCTGGTCTATCATGGCTCGCCCGCCGCAACGTGCTAAGCTCCATTGCAGAGGGGTCCCTGGTTGTCGAACCGATCCCGGCCAGCGCAACCTGTAATGGCACTGCCAAGCAACCTCAAATGCAACCTTGCTCCCTTTGTGGAGAGTCGAGAAAGGACTCGCAGTACCTGCGAAACCACCGATTCAGGACTAGCGAGGCGGATACAGCTCAGAGGTATCCACTGTGCAATTATTGTTTGAACCGAGTTCGCTCAACCTGCGACTACCTTGGCTTTCTTCGCATGGTCAAGGATGGCCATTGGCGAGCAGATGATGAGGACCAGGAGAAAGCAGCTTGGGAAGAGAGCGTGAGACTAAGAGATCAAATGTTTTGGGCACGCATCGGCGGAGGTGTTATCCCTGCTGCTCCTAGCCATGCCGAAGACGAGGTGGGCCAGGACGCCAAGGTCAGTCGTCAGTCGGAGGAGTCCAACGGCGCATCCCAAAAGGACTTCTCCGAAAATCAGGTTGTGTGCTCGACGCCAGAGAATCGCAGCCATGAGGAAGTTGGCAAAACTGCCACCCTGGAACCCCATACTCCGCCAGAACAGACCGACGGCGGACGTGCATTCCGCATTTCTGTCCAGTCGGCTGACTCGCATAAAACTGGCGACTCTGCCAGCACCAAACGGCAGTCCGCAGAATAAACTACGACAACAATGAACCACACACTTGGCGGATTTCTGCACAGATTTACAAGCCGCTTTATTTCTATCACAGTTTTTGCAGTCATTATTTAATACATCAtgtataatattattactaatGGGTCGTGGGTGGATCTTCACACGGACGAGGCGTTTAGACGGAATGGGGACGGGTTTGTTTCATGAAAAGACGTGCACCTATTCACGGATGGACAGACATGTGGACGAATTGCAGCATACAATGCATTGGACGGAGTCTGGGCAGGGGTACAGCATTATTGCTTTGATTCACAGGCTTGCCGGTGAAGCGTCAATTCTACCGATTGACTTGATCTGATGAGGTTTCTAAACACTGCCGCATTGTGAAAAATGTGCTTGATTGTTGGATCGTAGTGCGTCAAGAGACTGGTATTTCTAGCCGCGGTATACGCCCTAAACGAGGCCTTGCCTGAGCCCAGCGTGGTGTGCGATGCGCCTTGTATCGTGTATATCCAGGCCATTATCGCACCCAGCATCCTGGGCGCCTGCGCAGTAAAATTACTTTCGCTCCGAAGATACGAACACGTCGAAACCATGTATGCAAAGACCTGCTAAATTATTCTATTagaagtacggagtatactaCTGGTTTTACTCTCGTCATGCCAGACGCGCCCTAACACTCAAGTATCGCAGAGAGTTGTTGATGACTAAAGTTTGGGTGGGGGGCGGAAGCCAATTAG is a genomic window containing:
- the sec2 gene encoding Rab guanine nucleotide exchange factor sec2, with amino-acid sequence MTVANHLFSFIYAAGWPQHHQASSRPSSGRSSLGHFRSLSSVAITTQSTPPSPTSQKPRLPLKSPSTPQLPVIPLATSYSAPTLNDEMSTLPDPRSRSKSPANDESEPSSNHHPDLDDEVATLSTKLINAINYQTVLDDTLSATRHELSTAKDRIRELESQNSSMRDTIRGDVWVRRSTLEAERKALALEKKGMQAKLAEETARRLDTEKEKRKIEQELENLTTALFEEANKMVIGAKEEAQAQHDALQRKIDQLKAQLADSEGLLKSQQEQLSELKSVMETMASEHEEQTNGTAPPSPGGGRSDHEYDDRAVPYGPYAASPSAESFAPCSPLSLSHLIQPALRTDLPAFEDFMSLARLSHNRYSPSRISSGSLGSLNALALGLGGSTSSAHPSNASTTSLSASTPADKSAPQSPNTPASTASVGSSGIPLPPLKETRFYKRALTEDIEPTLRLDIAPGLSWLARRNVLSSIAEGSLVVEPIPASATCNGTAKQPQMQPCSLCGESRKDSQYLRNHRFRTSEADTAQRYPLCNYCLNRVRSTCDYLGFLRMVKDGHWRADDEDQEKAAWEESVRLRDQMFWARIGGGVIPAAPSHAEDEVGQDAKVSRQSEESNGASQKDFSENQVVCSTPENRSHEEVGKTATLEPHTPPEQTDGGRAFRISVQSADSHKTGDSASTKRQSAE